One part of the Clostridium thermosuccinogenes genome encodes these proteins:
- a CDS encoding type III pantothenate kinase: MILGIDVGNTNIALGVYQGRKLLHHWRFAADRNRTSDEIGMMMISLFNIAKLDYEQIEAVIIASVVPPMMYSLEHAIRKYLKKKAMVVGPGTKTGINIKYENPREVGADKIANAVAVYELYGGPAIIVDFGTATTFCALSSKGEYLGGVICPGIKISSEALFQKAAKLTKIELVKPESVLGRNIVSSMQSGIYYGYVGQVDYIVEKLKAELNEDNIKVIATGGMARLIAGESRTIDEVNGFLTLEGLRIIYERNRERY; the protein is encoded by the coding sequence ATGATTCTTGGAATAGACGTAGGAAATACAAATATTGCCCTGGGAGTTTATCAAGGCCGCAAGCTGCTTCATCACTGGAGATTTGCTGCCGACAGGAATAGAACTTCCGATGAGATCGGCATGATGATGATAAGCCTGTTCAATATCGCTAAACTTGACTATGAACAGATAGAGGCTGTAATCATAGCATCCGTTGTGCCTCCGATGATGTATTCCCTGGAGCATGCCATAAGGAAATACCTTAAAAAGAAGGCGATGGTGGTCGGACCGGGCACTAAAACCGGCATAAACATCAAATATGAAAATCCAAGAGAAGTCGGAGCCGACAAGATTGCCAATGCTGTCGCCGTCTATGAATTATATGGCGGACCGGCTATAATTGTTGATTTTGGCACGGCAACCACCTTCTGTGCATTGTCTTCAAAAGGGGAATATCTTGGCGGAGTCATCTGTCCGGGCATAAAGATTTCATCGGAGGCCCTTTTCCAGAAGGCTGCAAAATTGACGAAAATAGAGCTTGTTAAGCCGGAAAGCGTTTTGGGGCGCAACATCGTAAGCAGCATGCAGTCGGGAATCTACTATGGTTATGTGGGACAGGTGGACTACATAGTTGAAAAGCTGAAAGCGGAATTAAATGAAGATAACATCAAGGTGATAGCTACAGGAGGCATGGCCAGGCTTATCGCCGGCGAGTCCAGGACCATAGATGAAGTAAATGGCTTCCTTACGCTGGAGGGATTAAGGATTATCTATGAAAGAAACCGGGAGAGGTATTAG
- a CDS encoding NAD(P)-dependent malic enzyme, producing the protein MDIREESLKCHGEWKGKIEVISKVPVENKRDLSLAYTPGVAEPCLAISKDVNRSYELTRRWNLVAVVTDGTAVLGLGDIGPEAGMPVMEGKCVLFKSFGDVDAFPLCIKSKDVDEIVKTVKLISGSFGGVNLEDISAPRCFEIEKRLKEECDIPIFHDDQHGTAVVTLAAMLNALKLAKKNIEDIEVVVNGSGAAGIAITKLLMSMGLKKVILCDTKGAIYEGREGLNPIKEEMAKISNLEKKKGTLKDVIVGADVFIGVSGPGVLTKEMVKSMAKDPMIFAMANPVPEIMPDEAKEAGALVVGTGRSDFANQINNVLAFPGIFRGALDVRASDINDEMKIAAAKAIASLISDEELNPEYVIPAPFDPRVAKAVAAAVAQAARDTGVARI; encoded by the coding sequence ATGGATATTCGTGAAGAATCACTAAAATGTCATGGCGAATGGAAGGGCAAAATTGAAGTTATAAGCAAGGTTCCCGTTGAGAATAAAAGGGACCTCTCTTTAGCATATACGCCTGGAGTTGCGGAGCCATGTCTTGCGATAAGCAAGGATGTAAACCGTTCTTATGAACTGACAAGAAGATGGAACCTCGTAGCTGTTGTTACCGATGGTACCGCAGTTTTAGGGCTGGGAGATATAGGCCCGGAAGCAGGAATGCCTGTCATGGAAGGAAAATGCGTTCTTTTTAAGAGCTTCGGCGATGTTGACGCTTTCCCTCTGTGCATCAAGTCAAAGGATGTAGATGAAATCGTCAAAACTGTAAAGCTTATCTCAGGAAGCTTTGGTGGAGTAAACCTGGAGGATATCTCAGCTCCAAGGTGCTTTGAAATCGAAAAAAGGCTGAAAGAAGAATGTGATATTCCGATTTTCCATGATGACCAGCATGGTACAGCGGTAGTTACCCTGGCTGCGATGCTCAACGCATTGAAGCTGGCTAAAAAGAATATTGAAGATATAGAAGTTGTGGTTAATGGCTCCGGTGCTGCCGGTATAGCTATCACAAAGCTGCTCATGTCCATGGGGCTCAAGAAAGTCATCCTTTGCGACACCAAGGGCGCAATTTATGAGGGTAGGGAAGGTCTTAACCCCATAAAGGAAGAGATGGCCAAGATATCCAACCTGGAAAAGAAAAAAGGAACACTGAAGGATGTTATTGTTGGTGCTGATGTATTCATCGGAGTTTCTGGTCCTGGAGTGCTCACAAAGGAAATGGTTAAGTCGATGGCAAAGGATCCTATGATATTTGCAATGGCTAACCCGGTTCCTGAAATAATGCCGGATGAAGCTAAGGAAGCCGGTGCTCTGGTGGTTGGTACAGGCCGCTCCGACTTTGCAAATCAGATAAACAACGTGCTGGCATTCCCTGGAATATTCAGAGGAGCTTTGGATGTAAGGGCCAGCGATATAAATGATGAGATGAAGATAGCGGCTGCAAAAGCTATAGCATCCCTCATCTCTGATGAAGAATTGAATCCTGAATATGTAATTCCTGCTCCGTTCGATCCGAGAGTAGCTAAGGCAGTTGCTGCGGCAGTTGCACAGGCAGCAAGGGATACAGGCGTTGCAAGGATATAA
- a CDS encoding aminotransferase class I/II-fold pyridoxal phosphate-dependent enzyme, with protein sequence MYKALKEYAASSPLPFHMPGHKMGKGIPSGFAESMPLFDVTEIPGTDNLHFPEGPILEAQKLAAEAFGAEETFFLVNGSTTGIHAMILTICNPGDKLIVSRDCHKSVINGMMLAGVMPVYIKPHFDSKFGIPTGVLAKEVEDAIRDNPDAVGVLLTRPNYYGVCADIESIASVVHAYGKVLAVDEAHGAHLAFEGSLPKAAMDVGADICVQSAHKTLPALTQGSYLHVRKDRIDIEKLKFYLRMLQTSSPSYLIMASLDMARALMQYEGCRILGRLRQYVERLRHSVDRMHGIKMPQITHFGREMAQDWTRVVLNVEGLGCSGFEAERKLRAEYGIQVEMSDLHNVVCIATVADREEDFTRLMEALDGMDNQLRQIEAESDIKIKKQPGIPEMKIPLSQISRCEKVKVNLKEASGKISLDMLTPYPPGIPVVCPGEVISDDIVDYLLSILESGGTVNGLDGNGRISVVA encoded by the coding sequence ATTTACAAGGCACTTAAGGAATATGCAGCATCTAGCCCTCTTCCCTTCCACATGCCGGGACACAAAATGGGCAAGGGCATACCTTCCGGCTTTGCAGAGTCAATGCCTTTATTTGATGTTACAGAAATTCCGGGAACCGATAACCTTCATTTTCCGGAAGGCCCGATATTAGAGGCACAGAAGCTGGCAGCCGAAGCGTTCGGTGCAGAAGAGACCTTTTTTCTGGTAAACGGCTCCACTACGGGCATACATGCCATGATTCTTACCATATGCAATCCCGGAGACAAACTTATAGTTTCCAGGGACTGCCACAAATCGGTCATAAACGGTATGATGCTGGCCGGAGTGATGCCCGTATATATAAAGCCTCATTTTGACAGCAAATTTGGAATACCAACGGGGGTGCTGGCCAAAGAGGTGGAAGACGCCATAAGGGACAATCCGGATGCGGTAGGAGTCCTTTTAACAAGACCAAACTATTATGGCGTCTGCGCAGATATTGAAAGTATCGCGTCGGTGGTTCATGCCTATGGAAAGGTATTGGCTGTGGATGAAGCCCACGGTGCCCATCTGGCTTTTGAGGGAAGCCTTCCAAAGGCTGCTATGGATGTAGGAGCGGACATTTGCGTGCAAAGCGCCCATAAGACCCTTCCGGCTTTGACCCAGGGCTCATATTTGCATGTGAGGAAGGATAGGATAGATATCGAAAAATTGAAGTTCTACCTGAGGATGCTGCAGACTTCAAGCCCATCGTATCTCATAATGGCTTCTCTGGATATGGCAAGGGCATTGATGCAATATGAAGGATGCCGTATTCTGGGAAGATTAAGGCAGTATGTAGAAAGGTTAAGGCATTCGGTGGACAGGATGCACGGCATAAAAATGCCGCAAATTACCCATTTTGGCCGGGAAATGGCGCAGGATTGGACCAGAGTGGTGCTGAATGTGGAAGGGCTGGGATGCTCAGGTTTTGAGGCGGAAAGGAAGCTAAGGGCTGAATATGGCATCCAGGTGGAAATGTCCGACCTGCATAATGTGGTTTGCATAGCTACGGTAGCCGACAGGGAGGAAGATTTTACGAGACTTATGGAGGCTCTTGACGGAATGGATAATCAGCTAAGGCAAATTGAGGCAGAATCCGATATAAAAATTAAGAAGCAGCCCGGCATACCGGAGATGAAAATTCCACTTAGCCAAATTTCAAGATGTGAAAAGGTTAAAGTGAACTTAAAGGAAGCTTCAGGAAAAATCAGTCTCGACATGCTCACTCCATATCCTCCGGGGATACCGGTGGTATGTCCCGGGGAAGTCATCAGCGATGATATTGTGGATTATCTTCTGAGTATTTTGGAATCCGGAGGAACGGTTAACGGACTGGACGGCAACGGCCGCATAAGTGTGGTTGCTTGA
- the tmk gene encoding dTMP kinase, protein MDRGIFITVEGTDGSGKTTQIRLMEEYLREKGYDVVIARDPGGTDISEKIREIILDPGNGEMAKVTEMLLYASARAQLVSEVIKPAVESGKVVICDRFVDSSYVYQGYGRGISLKTIEDVNRVAMDGVIPDITFFFDISPEIALKRRFASTEADRIENEKMAFHMKVYEGYKSLASRFPERIKTIDATRGVMEIAEDVRRWLDEIV, encoded by the coding sequence ATGGATCGGGGCATTTTTATAACGGTAGAAGGGACCGACGGTTCGGGTAAGACCACGCAAATCCGCCTCATGGAAGAATATCTCAGGGAAAAAGGATACGATGTGGTGATCGCCCGGGATCCCGGAGGTACAGATATCAGTGAGAAGATACGAGAGATAATATTGGACCCCGGAAACGGAGAAATGGCAAAAGTGACTGAAATGCTGCTGTATGCATCAGCCAGAGCCCAGCTTGTGTCCGAGGTAATAAAGCCTGCAGTAGAGAGCGGAAAGGTGGTCATCTGCGACAGGTTTGTAGATTCCAGCTATGTATACCAGGGATACGGCCGGGGAATAAGCTTAAAAACCATTGAAGATGTAAACCGGGTGGCAATGGACGGCGTAATTCCCGATATTACGTTTTTCTTCGATATAAGCCCGGAGATTGCTTTAAAGCGGAGATTTGCTTCCACAGAAGCTGACAGGATAGAAAACGAAAAAATGGCCTTTCATATGAAGGTGTATGAAGGGTATAAAAGCCTGGCATCCAGATTTCCCGAAAGAATCAAGACCATAGATGCCACAAGGGGAGTTATGGAAATCGCGGAAGATGTCAGAAGGTGGCTGGACGAGATAGTTTAG
- the folB gene encoding dihydroneopterin aldolase: protein MPLLLPVEKITINSEEAMAIDKITLKNMKFFAYHGVYEKERLEGQNFFIDVEMYLDLRKPGVTDNLEDTINYSDVYKLVQKITQGNSFKLIEKLAESISGEILSTFTRIETVKVRVRKPQAPIGGVLDWAEVEVERSAHGA, encoded by the coding sequence ATGCCACTACTGTTGCCGGTAGAGAAAATAACCATAAATAGTGAGGAGGCAATGGCTATAGATAAAATTACACTGAAAAATATGAAGTTTTTTGCTTATCATGGGGTCTATGAAAAGGAACGGCTGGAAGGTCAGAATTTTTTCATAGATGTGGAAATGTACTTGGATTTAAGAAAGCCTGGGGTTACGGACAATCTTGAAGATACGATAAACTATTCCGATGTTTACAAACTTGTACAAAAAATCACGCAGGGCAATAGTTTCAAGCTAATTGAGAAGTTGGCCGAGAGTATTTCCGGGGAAATATTGTCCACTTTTACCCGTATAGAAACAGTTAAGGTACGGGTCCGAAAACCACAGGCTCCTATAGGCGGTGTGCTGGACTGGGCCGAAGTTGAAGTGGAGAGGTCTGCCCATGGCGCATAA
- the cphA gene encoding cyanophycin synthetase encodes MQIYSIQCFSGRNIYSHKPVVKMVLNIGDYYKTTTKDIPGFNEKLIKLFPGLGKHHCSLGYEGGFLERLKEGTYIGHVTEHLILELQCLTGSNVNYGKTRVIMEPSLYYIVYQYENEKCAVECGRAAVDIVTCLAEGKEIDIDTILHNLKKVAIESEMGPSTKSIYDEARRRGIPVTRIGNESLLQLGYGKYRRLIEASLSDAPSCINVDIAGNKHLTKQILMDSNIPVPFGELVYTEESAVAAAREIGFPLVLKPYNANQGKGVTLDIRNEDQVRRAYREAAKYCNTVIVERYIPGKDYRVLVVGGKVAAVAERRPPMVTGDGVHTVKELVDIENMNPLRGDDHEKPLTKIKLDEVARQVLAKYGMDENYVPEPGKTVRLRENGNLSTGGTAKDCTDLIHPYNCALAVKAAELIGLDIAGIDITAEDISVPLNSTNGAIIEVNAAPGLRMHLYPTEGKKRNIAGDILDMMFPEGKPFTIPIISVTGTNGKTTTTRLIRHTLSLTGKVVGMTSTSGIYIGDECILKGDNTGPISARMVLSDSRVEAAVLETARGGIVRKGLGYDLADVGVVINVSDDHLGLDGIETLEDLAFAKSLVLEAVKPDGYAVINADDEMAEYMISRVRSRMVLFSRSPDNPLVVSHIGSGGKAVYMEGSSIYICNGKVRSFVMNVEDIPITFGGMVDCNIENSLAAVSALFSVNVSISAIRKGLRSFKPDTVSNPGRFNLFDMGNFKVMLDYGHNPAGYKALIKFLQKTDAKRLVGIIGVPGDRLDRNIREVGEICGKVFSNIYIKEDRDLRGRKPGEVADILYEGVMKSPIEKENVKIIRNELEALETAMLDAQPGDMIVMLYEEFEPAVELVSRFAHELEKNSLCTDLEVKEHVG; translated from the coding sequence GTGCAAATATACAGTATTCAGTGCTTTTCAGGCAGGAATATTTACAGCCACAAACCTGTTGTCAAAATGGTTCTAAATATAGGAGACTATTATAAGACAACTACCAAGGATATTCCTGGCTTTAATGAAAAGCTTATTAAACTTTTCCCAGGACTGGGAAAACACCATTGTTCCCTTGGCTACGAGGGAGGATTTTTGGAACGTCTGAAGGAAGGAACCTATATCGGACATGTCACCGAGCATCTGATTCTGGAACTGCAGTGCCTGACCGGCAGCAATGTAAACTATGGCAAAACCAGAGTTATCATGGAACCAAGTCTGTATTACATCGTCTACCAATATGAGAATGAGAAATGCGCAGTAGAGTGCGGTAGAGCTGCCGTTGACATAGTTACGTGCTTGGCAGAGGGTAAGGAAATCGATATTGACACTATTCTGCACAATCTGAAAAAAGTTGCGATTGAGTCGGAGATGGGTCCCAGCACAAAATCCATATATGATGAAGCCAGAAGAAGGGGAATCCCTGTAACGCGAATAGGAAACGAAAGCCTTCTGCAGCTAGGCTATGGGAAATATCGAAGACTTATCGAGGCTTCCTTAAGCGATGCCCCCAGCTGCATTAACGTAGATATAGCAGGAAACAAGCATCTGACAAAGCAGATACTCATGGATAGCAATATCCCCGTTCCCTTTGGGGAATTGGTTTATACAGAAGAATCCGCTGTGGCTGCTGCCAGGGAAATAGGATTTCCGCTGGTTTTGAAGCCATATAATGCAAACCAGGGAAAAGGCGTGACCCTGGACATCAGGAATGAGGATCAAGTGCGCAGGGCATACAGGGAAGCGGCAAAATACTGTAATACCGTGATAGTGGAAAGATATATACCCGGTAAAGATTACCGTGTTCTGGTCGTAGGGGGAAAGGTGGCGGCAGTAGCCGAAAGAAGACCTCCCATGGTGACAGGGGACGGGGTGCATACGGTGAAGGAATTGGTGGATATCGAAAACATGAATCCGCTGCGGGGGGATGATCATGAAAAACCTCTCACAAAGATAAAGCTGGATGAGGTTGCCCGGCAGGTTCTGGCTAAATACGGAATGGATGAAAACTATGTCCCTGAACCGGGAAAGACAGTCCGGCTCAGAGAAAATGGAAATTTAAGCACCGGTGGGACAGCGAAGGATTGCACGGACCTGATACACCCATATAACTGCGCCCTGGCAGTTAAAGCAGCTGAATTGATCGGCCTCGACATAGCTGGTATTGATATCACGGCAGAAGATATTTCCGTTCCTCTGAACTCTACAAACGGAGCCATAATCGAGGTGAATGCAGCGCCCGGGCTCAGAATGCATTTGTACCCTACAGAAGGAAAGAAGCGAAATATAGCCGGGGATATCCTGGACATGATGTTTCCGGAAGGCAAACCTTTCACCATACCGATAATTTCGGTGACAGGAACAAACGGAAAGACGACCACCACCCGGCTTATACGGCATACCCTCTCCCTCACCGGGAAGGTCGTCGGCATGACATCCACCAGTGGTATCTATATTGGTGATGAATGCATATTAAAAGGTGACAATACTGGCCCGATAAGCGCCAGAATGGTTTTATCCGACAGCAGGGTGGAGGCAGCGGTCCTGGAAACAGCCCGGGGAGGCATTGTAAGGAAAGGACTGGGGTATGACCTGGCGGATGTGGGGGTTGTCATCAATGTAAGCGATGACCACTTAGGCCTGGACGGAATAGAGACTCTGGAGGATCTTGCCTTTGCCAAATCCCTCGTTCTTGAGGCAGTAAAACCGGATGGCTATGCGGTCATAAATGCGGACGATGAGATGGCCGAATATATGATTTCCAGGGTGCGCTCAAGGATGGTGCTTTTTTCACGCAGTCCTGACAATCCACTGGTAGTAAGCCATATTGGCTCAGGTGGAAAGGCGGTATATATGGAGGGCAGCTCAATATATATCTGCAATGGAAAAGTGAGAAGCTTTGTAATGAACGTGGAGGACATCCCTATAACTTTTGGCGGGATGGTGGACTGCAACATTGAAAACTCCCTTGCAGCGGTATCTGCCCTTTTTTCTGTCAATGTTTCCATAAGTGCCATAAGAAAAGGCCTCAGGAGCTTCAAGCCTGATACCGTATCCAACCCCGGCAGATTCAACCTGTTTGATATGGGCAATTTCAAGGTGATGCTGGATTACGGGCATAACCCTGCAGGATACAAGGCTTTGATCAAATTCCTCCAAAAGACGGATGCCAAGAGACTGGTAGGGATAATCGGTGTTCCGGGAGACCGGCTGGACAGAAATATTCGGGAAGTGGGGGAAATCTGCGGCAAAGTGTTTTCCAACATATATATCAAGGAAGACCGGGACTTGAGGGGAAGAAAGCCGGGAGAAGTGGCAGATATACTATATGAGGGGGTAATGAAATCTCCCATAGAAAAGGAAAATGTAAAAATCATAAGGAATGAGCTGGAGGCTCTTGAGACAGCCATGCTGGATGCACAGCCGGGAGACATGATAGTAATGCTTTATGAGGAGTTTGAACCGGCTGTGGAGCTTGTCAGCAGATTTGCCCATGAACTTGAGAAAAACTCCCTTTGCACCGATTTAGAGGTGAAGGAGCACGTAGGGTAG
- the folE gene encoding GTP cyclohydrolase I FolE — protein sequence MDKERIKKAVRELLAAIGDDPDREGLRETPDRVARMCEEIFAGMYMNPKDVVKIFQEENHEEMVLVKDIPVYSVCEHHLLPFIGVAHVAYIPRKGRVMGLSKLARIVDIIAKKPQLQERLGSQVADTIMETLEPLGVAVVIEAEHLCMTMRGIKKPGAKTVTSALRGIMKTDARTRAETMSLINGR from the coding sequence ATGGACAAGGAGAGGATTAAAAAGGCAGTGAGGGAACTGCTGGCAGCTATTGGAGATGATCCTGACCGGGAAGGCTTGAGGGAAACACCGGACAGGGTGGCGAGGATGTGCGAGGAGATATTTGCCGGGATGTACATGAATCCCAAAGATGTGGTAAAAATTTTTCAGGAGGAAAACCATGAGGAGATGGTGCTGGTAAAGGATATACCGGTTTATTCAGTCTGTGAGCATCACCTTCTTCCTTTCATAGGTGTCGCCCATGTTGCCTATATCCCCAGGAAAGGCAGAGTAATGGGCCTGAGCAAGCTGGCAAGAATAGTGGATATCATAGCAAAGAAGCCTCAGCTTCAGGAAAGGTTGGGAAGCCAGGTGGCAGACACCATCATGGAGACCCTCGAACCCCTCGGTGTGGCGGTGGTGATTGAGGCAGAGCACCTGTGCATGACCATGAGGGGGATAAAGAAGCCTGGAGCCAAAACGGTTACATCTGCCCTCAGAGGAATAATGAAAACGGATGCAAGAACGCGAGCTGAGACCATGTCCCTTATTAACGGACGGTAG
- the folP gene encoding dihydropteroate synthase: protein MVNARLLYIEKIGEAKEEVRKIGADAASISWLAPKAVHMTIKLENVSSFAANIIKQEMLGLGGDAAVNKGCADCSVEKTGVLLMGTYSQISRLVYKLSLHSAGLKGIGEEIRQVISAVDQGKPKYFECGKHKLEIGEKTYIMGILNVTPDSFSDGGKYNSIEAAVRRAKEMVEDGAEIIDVGGESTRPGYTPVDASEEINRVVPVIDILSKELNVPISVDTSKAATAEKALKAGAHIINDVWGLQRDPAMAEVASRFGAGVILMHNGNEVVRGDVMEEILRFLRKSIEIAEKAGISRECLCVDPGIGFAKTLEQNLETMRRLKELNSLNLPVLLGTSRKSLIGNVLELPVNERLEGTAATVTLGIANGADIVRVHDVREMSRVVRMTDAMVRV from the coding sequence TTGGTAAATGCAAGACTTTTATATATAGAAAAAATAGGCGAAGCAAAGGAAGAAGTCAGAAAGATCGGTGCAGATGCAGCATCCATATCATGGCTTGCGCCAAAAGCGGTGCATATGACAATAAAGCTGGAGAACGTGAGCTCTTTTGCGGCAAATATCATCAAGCAGGAGATGCTTGGATTAGGCGGCGATGCAGCAGTAAACAAAGGATGTGCCGACTGCAGTGTTGAGAAAACCGGCGTGCTGCTGATGGGAACTTACAGTCAGATCAGCAGGCTTGTGTACAAGCTCAGTCTGCATTCTGCCGGCTTGAAGGGGATAGGCGAGGAGATCCGGCAGGTGATAAGCGCTGTGGATCAGGGAAAGCCGAAGTATTTTGAATGCGGAAAGCACAAGCTGGAAATAGGTGAAAAAACATATATCATGGGCATATTGAATGTAACTCCCGATTCCTTTTCTGATGGAGGTAAATATAACAGTATAGAGGCAGCAGTGCGCAGAGCTAAGGAAATGGTAGAGGATGGAGCTGAGATAATTGATGTTGGCGGGGAGTCTACAAGGCCCGGATATACACCCGTAGATGCTTCTGAAGAAATTAACCGGGTTGTGCCGGTTATCGATATTTTGTCTAAAGAGCTGAACGTACCCATATCGGTGGATACCTCCAAGGCGGCTACGGCGGAGAAGGCTCTGAAGGCTGGTGCACATATCATAAACGATGTATGGGGACTGCAGAGGGATCCGGCTATGGCGGAGGTGGCATCGAGATTTGGAGCCGGAGTGATATTAATGCACAATGGGAATGAAGTGGTCCGTGGAGACGTTATGGAAGAAATTCTGAGATTTCTCCGTAAGAGCATCGAAATAGCCGAAAAAGCAGGGATAAGCAGGGAGTGCTTATGCGTGGACCCAGGAATAGGGTTTGCCAAGACTCTGGAGCAAAACCTGGAGACAATGAGAAGGCTAAAGGAGCTGAATTCGCTGAATCTGCCAGTGCTGCTGGGGACCTCAAGAAAATCCCTCATAGGCAACGTATTGGAGCTGCCTGTCAATGAAAGGCTGGAGGGTACGGCGGCAACCGTCACCCTCGGAATAGCAAACGGAGCTGATATAGTGCGTGTGCATGATGTCAGGGAAATGTCCAGAGTGGTCAGAATGACCGATGCCATGGTGAGAGTATAG
- the folK gene encoding 2-amino-4-hydroxy-6-hydroxymethyldihydropteridine diphosphokinase, which yields MAHKAYIALGSNLGDREGHLTGALQYISGITGTRILSISNIYETDPVGYTEQGKFLNMVVLVGTSLSPLRLLDELQKMEQEFKRSREIRWGPRTLDADILLYDDIKLDDPRLVIPHPRMLERAFVLIPLKDVNPGFMVGEKTLEDMIQECCDKDGVKLYKKMDNGVGFCG from the coding sequence ATGGCGCATAAGGCATATATAGCCCTGGGATCCAACCTGGGGGACAGGGAAGGACATCTGACCGGTGCACTGCAATATATATCCGGGATAACCGGTACGCGCATTCTTTCGATTTCAAATATTTACGAGACTGATCCCGTCGGATATACCGAGCAGGGCAAATTTCTCAATATGGTGGTTTTGGTCGGGACAAGCTTGTCTCCTCTCAGGCTTCTGGATGAATTGCAGAAAATGGAACAGGAGTTTAAAAGGTCCCGCGAAATCCGCTGGGGTCCAAGGACCCTGGATGCGGACATATTGCTTTACGATGATATAAAATTAGATGATCCAAGGCTTGTAATACCCCATCCGCGGATGCTTGAGCGGGCTTTTGTGCTGATACCGCTTAAGGATGTGAACCCTGGTTTTATGGTGGGTGAAAAAACTCTGGAAGACATGATCCAAGAATGCTGTGACAAGGATGGGGTAAAGCTGTATAAGAAAATGGACAATGGGGTGGGATTTTGTGGCTGA
- a CDS encoding biotin--[acetyl-CoA-carboxylase] ligase, which translates to MSDMKEKVLQALKENTQEYVSGEALSELMGVSRTAVWKYISELKKEGYVIESSPKKGYRIMPVYDMLNEYEIRWGLKTKIIGRDIRYFNEIDSTNNYAKKIAYEGCDEGTVVVADCQTAGRGRLGRAWDSAGGKGIWMSVVLKPSIAPENVQIITLAASVAVARAIAGTCGIRTGIKWPNDIVLDGKKVCGILTEMNSEMERVNFLVLGIGINVNHEEGDFPDEIKDRATSLKCYADSGREASKKEGHGSVFPRSQIIGRILLELEEMYSKINKGFTDEIIDEWRSYSATLGRKVKITGRDGEYEGTAKDVTRDGKLVVDCTDGITREVVSGEVSVRGLMGYV; encoded by the coding sequence ATGAGCGATATGAAGGAAAAAGTGCTGCAGGCGCTTAAAGAGAATACTCAGGAATATGTATCCGGGGAAGCTTTGAGTGAGTTAATGGGTGTTTCGCGGACTGCCGTATGGAAGTATATCAGTGAACTGAAAAAGGAAGGATATGTTATCGAATCTTCACCCAAAAAGGGATACAGAATAATGCCGGTTTACGATATGCTTAATGAGTACGAAATCCGCTGGGGCTTGAAAACCAAAATAATAGGAAGAGATATACGGTACTTTAACGAGATAGATTCTACTAACAATTATGCGAAAAAAATTGCGTATGAAGGATGCGATGAAGGCACGGTGGTAGTGGCTGACTGTCAGACGGCCGGAAGGGGAAGGCTTGGCCGTGCCTGGGACTCCGCAGGCGGCAAGGGAATATGGATGTCTGTTGTTTTAAAACCATCCATCGCTCCTGAAAATGTGCAGATCATCACCCTGGCGGCTTCCGTTGCTGTTGCCAGGGCTATTGCCGGGACATGCGGAATACGCACCGGAATAAAGTGGCCTAATGATATTGTGCTGGACGGAAAGAAGGTTTGCGGTATCCTGACGGAGATGAACTCCGAAATGGAACGGGTAAATTTCCTCGTACTCGGCATAGGAATAAATGTAAACCATGAGGAGGGTGATTTCCCCGATGAAATCAAGGATAGAGCCACTTCATTAAAATGCTATGCCGATTCCGGCAGGGAGGCTTCAAAAAAGGAAGGGCATGGAAGCGTTTTTCCCAGAAGTCAAATAATAGGGAGAATACTGTTGGAACTTGAGGAGATGTATAGTAAAATAAATAAAGGCTTTACGGATGAGATTATAGATGAGTGGAGGAGCTATTCAGCTACTTTAGGCCGAAAGGTTAAAATTACAGGCAGAGACGGCGAATATGAGGGAACAGCAAAAGATGTCACCAGAGACGGCAAACTGGTGGTGGACTGTACCGACGGCATAACACGGGAGGTTGTATCAGGAGAAGTGTCGGTAAGAGGTTTGATGGGCTATGTATGA